In Syngnathoides biaculeatus isolate LvHL_M chromosome 5, ASM1980259v1, whole genome shotgun sequence, the following are encoded in one genomic region:
- the LOC133500397 gene encoding HEPACAM family member 2-like: MDTRLLSITIVLLLPGTCTSQNVLPQGPLSGAVSGRVTFTTTLPPAERPFSSVSWTFKGANVVTSIDEDLPGEGYGNRITLDRSTGSLELRSLTMADSGEYVVTIIPQGEGQKQAKITLNVYVPVSRVTMQGPTSILIEDQNSATITCEAAGSVSSRVWTKDGHPLLPGPTVSFSPDNTIVSIRPVRSFDHGIYHCRVSNPVSAETVAFNLTVNCEYCRPPPKYTKQQFHKIKSLVDPHTSAN, from the exons ATGGACACCAGGCTCCTCAGCATCACCATCGTGTTGCTTCTACCAG GCACATGTACGTCCCAGAATGTGCTCCCCCAAGGCCCGTTGAGTGGCGCCGTATCTGGCAGAGTCACCTTCACCACCACCCTGCCGCCTGCCGAGCGTCCGTTCTCCTCCGTTAGTTGGACCTTCAAAGGTGCCAACGTCGTCACATCTATTGATGAAGACCTGCCCGGGGAGGGTTACGGCAACAGGATCACCTTGGACCGATCCACCGGGAGTCTGGAGCTCAGGAGTCTGACTATGGCCGACAGCGGGGAGTACGTGGTCACCATAATACCGCAGGGGGAGGGTCAGAAACAAGCCAAGATCACACTCAATGTTTATG TGCCAGTCTCCAGAGTCACCATGCAGGGGCCCACTTCCATCCTGATCGAAGACCAAAACTCAGCCACCATCACATGCGAGGCCGCCGGCTCCGTCAGCAGCCGAGTGTGGACTAAGGACGGCCATCCTCTCCTTCCCGGGCCCACCGTCAGCTTCTCTCCGGACAACACGATTGTCTCCATTCGACCCGTTCGCAGCTTTGACCACGGCATCTACCACTGTCGGGTCAGCAACCCCGTCAGCGCTGAGACTGTGGCATTTAACCTCACCGTAAACTGTGAGTACTGCAGACCTCCTCCAAAGTACACAAAACAACAATTCCACAAAATCAAATCCTTGGTTGACCCACATACATCAGCCAACTGA